A region from the Corylus avellana chromosome ca7, CavTom2PMs-1.0 genome encodes:
- the LOC132188758 gene encoding protein neprosin-like codes for MANIKVIRRCIFFLLALSFVLGDRFVGGRSVDTRETKELVKHKGTVKTIEGKNGDIIDCVDINQQPAFNHPLLKNHTIQMEPSFIRKVTNEELYNAELFQGWHEDEECPEGTIPIRHAREGENFAHRTIAPLAHRKELNIRRNYDTAGHEYAQAHLSPGNYYGAHATINLWSPQIMDADFSLAQIWVVAGPDNELNTIEAGWRADNHNGQPRFFVYWTRDAYEKTGCQNLECPGFVQVDRKFAIGSPLNPVSTYKGTQHDIGVTIYKDKGNWWLQVQNQAIGYWPHSIFPHLANVATSLSWGGEIYSSGKEGHHTSTHMGSGHFPSEGYGKASYFRNIQYIDSNGKFIDAGEELHPDTTKSSCYDISLVTVKNGGNGTQFYFGGPGYSATCP; via the exons atggcCAATATCAAAGTTATTAGAagatgcatatttttcttgctagCCCTATCTTTTGTGCTGGGTGATAGATTTGTTGGTGGAAGAAGCGTTGATACTAGGGAAACCAAAGAGTTAGTTAAGCATAAAGGAACTGTCAAAACTATTGAG GGTAAGAATGGCGACATAATAGACTGTGTAGATATCAATCAACAACCTGCTTTCAATCATCCGTTACTCAAGAATCATACCATACAG ATGGAACCCAGTTTCATTCGAAAGGTAACAAATGAAGAATTATACAATGCCGAGCTATTTCAAGGTTGGCATGAGGATGAAGAATGTCCTGAAGGAACAATCCCAATTAGACATGCTCGAGAGGGTGAAAATTTTGCCCATCGTACAATAGCCCCACTTGCACATCGGAAAGAGCTTAATATCCGCCGTAATTATGATACTGCAGGGCATGAG TATGCCCAAGCTCATTTGAGTCCTGGCAACTACTATGGAGCCCATGCAACAATTAACTTATGGAGCCCTCAAATAATGGATGCGGACTTTAGCCTTGCTCAAATATGGGTTGTGGCGGGTCCGGACAACGAACTAAACACCATTGAAGCCGGATGGCGG GCTGATAATCACAACGGGCAACCCAGGTTTTTCGTATATTGGACT CGTGACGCGTATGAAAAAACTGGGTGCCAAAATCTTGAATGCCCAGGTTTTGTGCAAGTAGACCGAAAATTTGCAATAGGTTCTCCCCTAAATCCCGTTTCAACCTACAAAGGGACGCAACATGATATAGGGGTAACCATATACAAG GATAAAGGAAATTGGTGGCTACAAGTGCAAAATCAAGCTATTGGATATTGGCCTCATTCCATCTTCCCACATTTAGCAAACGTGGCTACCTCACTCAGTTGGGGTGGAGAGATTTATTCATCAGGGAAAGAGGGTCATCACACATCAACTCATATGGGGAGTGGACATTTTCCTAGTGAAGGCTATGGAAAAGCAAGTTATTTTCGCAATATTCAATACATTGATAGCAATGGCAAATTCATTGACGCTGGTGAGGAATTGCACCCAGATACAACAAAATCTTCTTGCTATGATATAAGTCTTGTGACCGTTAAGAATGGTGGCAATGGAACCCAATTCTACTTTGGGGGTCCTGGGTATTCAGCAACATGTCCTTag
- the LOC132187831 gene encoding protein neprosin-like, whose product KSFQGKDGDIIDCVDIYQQPAFDHPLLKNHTIQMEPSFIRKVTNEELYNAELFQGWHEDEECPEGAIPIRHARPGEYSAHRTIAPLAHRKELNIRRNYDTTGHEYAQAHLSPGNYNGAHATINLWSPQIMDGDFSLAQIWVVAGPDNELNTIEAGWRGDNHNGQPRFFVYWTRDAYDKTGCQNLDCPGFVQVDRKFAIGSPLNPVSTYEGTQHDIGVTIYKDKGNWWLQVQNQAIGYWPHSIFTHLANVATSLSWGGEIYSSGKEGHHTSTDMGSGHFPSEGYGKASYFRNIQYINSNGKFIDAGEELHPDTTKSSCYDIRLVTDQNGGSGTQFYFGGPGYSATCP is encoded by the exons AAATCTTTCCAGGGTAAAGATGGTGACATAATAGATTGTGTAGATATCTATCAACAACCTGCTTTCGACCATCCATTACTCAAGAATCATACGATACAG ATGGAACCCAGTTTCATTCGAAAGGTAACAAATGAAGAATTATACAATGCCGAGCTATTCCAAGGTTGGCATGAGGATGAAGAATGCCCTGAAGGAGCAATCCCAATTAGACATGCCCGACCGGGTGAATATTCTGCCCACCGTACTATAGCCCCACTTGCACATCGGAAAGAGCTTAATATCCGCCGTAATTATGATACTACAGGGCATGAG TATGCCCAAGCTCATTTGAGTCCTGGCAACTACAATGGAGCACATGCAACAATTAACTTGTGGAGCCCTCAAATAATGGATGGGGACTTTAGCCTTGCTCAAATATGGGTTGTGGCAGGTCCGGACAACGAACTAAACACCATTGAAGCCGGATGGCGG GGTGATAATCACAACGGGCAACCCAGGTTTTTTGTATACTGGACT CGCGACGCGTATGATAAAACTGGGTGCCAAAATCTTGACTGCCCTGGTTTTGTGCAAGTAGACCGAAAATTTGCAATTGGTTCTCCCCTAAATCCCGTTTCAACCTACGAAGGGACGCAACACGATATAGGGGTAACCATATACAAG GATAAGGGAAATTGGTGGCTACAAGTGCAAAATCAGGCTATTGGATATTGGCCTCATTCCATATTCACACATTTAGCAAATGTGGCTACCTCACTCAGTTGGGGTGGAGAGATTTATTCCTCAGGGAAAGAGGGTCATCACACATCAACTGATATGGGGAGTGGACATTTTCCTAGTGAAGGCTATGGAAAAGCAAGTTATTTTCGCAATATTCAATACATTAATAGCAATGGCAAATTCATTGACGCTGGTGAGGAATTGCATCCAGATACAACAAAGTCTTCTTGCTATGATATAAGACTTGTGACCGATCAGAATGGTGGCAGTGGAACCCAATTCTACTTTGGGGGTCCTGGGTATTCAGCAACATGTCCTTag